In the genome of Blastopirellula marina, one region contains:
- a CDS encoding 6-bladed beta-propeller: MRVLSLLLAIVVSVGSACSLLAEEKQQPVRMGSGLMTFDTVPGWGLRPDGHSAIGPCHGSVVIDKAGNIYTSAQAGVFIFSPDGNVIQSYLGKDYSNIHDMEIRAEGDNEFIYGARNNDAEGIKFNAHTGEIVLRLKAPEEAGLGKIKFNPTAITVAASGDIYLSNGYATNHIFKYDKDGKYVMHFGEKGNGMKQFNTAHGMTLDTRYEPNRLLICDRNHQPKGRLLHYTLDGEFIEEVTTGLGMPTSVAIQGDFVSVPDLHGRLVVLDKNNTIIAVLGNNPDPAKGRNYNVPQDKWVEGQFSGTHGSFWDAEGNLYVQDWNVAGRIMKLVRVDITK; encoded by the coding sequence ATGCGTGTTCTTTCGTTGCTTCTGGCGATTGTCGTTTCCGTTGGGTCGGCCTGTTCGTTGTTGGCGGAAGAGAAGCAGCAGCCGGTGCGAATGGGCAGCGGGCTGATGACCTTCGACACGGTTCCTGGCTGGGGCCTGCGTCCTGATGGGCATTCGGCGATTGGCCCGTGCCACGGTTCGGTGGTGATCGACAAGGCCGGCAACATCTATACCAGCGCTCAGGCCGGGGTCTTTATCTTTTCGCCGGACGGCAACGTGATTCAAAGCTACCTGGGGAAAGACTACTCGAACATCCACGACATGGAGATCCGCGCCGAAGGGGACAACGAGTTCATCTACGGTGCCCGCAATAACGACGCCGAAGGGATTAAGTTCAATGCCCACACCGGCGAGATCGTCTTGCGGCTCAAGGCCCCAGAGGAAGCCGGCCTGGGCAAGATCAAGTTCAACCCGACCGCGATCACTGTGGCCGCCAGCGGCGATATCTATCTGTCCAACGGTTACGCCACCAACCATATCTTCAAGTACGACAAAGATGGCAAGTACGTGATGCACTTCGGCGAGAAGGGGAACGGCATGAAGCAGTTCAACACGGCCCACGGCATGACGCTCGATACGCGTTACGAACCGAATCGCTTGCTGATCTGCGATCGCAACCACCAACCCAAAGGCCGCCTGCTGCACTACACGCTCGACGGCGAGTTCATCGAAGAAGTAACGACCGGCCTGGGCATGCCGACCTCGGTCGCCATCCAAGGCGATTTCGTCTCGGTGCCAGATTTGCACGGGCGTCTGGTCGTGCTCGACAAAAACAACACGATCATCGCCGTGCTCGGCAACAACCCCGATCCCGCGAAAGGCCGCAACTACAACGTCCCGCAAGATAAGTGGGTAGAAGGCCAGTTCAGCGGAACGCACGGTTCGTTCTGGGATGCCGAGGGGAACCTATACGTGCAAGACTGGAACGTCGCCG